AATTCACCTTGGGGAAGATTCTATAAAGAAAAAAAGAAGGCTGGTCATAAATTCTACAGATACGCAAAATTTTTTACCAGCCATGAATTAAAGAAATTAGTTTATGATCAAGGCTTGTCTATAGTAGAGATCATGAATACTCTAAGATATGGCCCGTCTGAGGAGGAAAGGTTTGAGGAGCCCTTGAGAGGCTATAAAGGTAGTTTCATATGCTTCCGAATAAAAAGAGTGGAAATATTTTCTTAAAATTCAATTGTTTGTTCATTATTTACTCATAGCATATTTTAATATCACCTTTTAAATCTCCCATCATCTTTTACTTTTCTAAGTTTGTTAATCTTTTTATCTAACCATCCTTTCCTCTCTACTTTCCATACATCAAATTCTGGAACATAGGGCTTGATATCTAAAAGCGGTGTTCCATTTACAATATCAATATTCCGAATATATAGAATATTTCTATCAACCTTATTCAGACGTACGATTGAAATCCCGATTGGGTTTGGTCTAGATGGAGAACGTGTGGCAAATACTCCACGTAGATTATCGTCCATATGCGGTTTAACTTTTAAGGAAAAATCTTTTGATAGATGCAAATGATAGATTAAAATAATGTGCGAAAATCCTTCAATATCTTTAAGTCCTTCAGTATACTCTGGAAATATCTCGATGGTACCTTCGATATCTTGAGCCGCTGTTGGTTGTATTGGTATACCGCGAGGTTCTTTGTATGGGGAATAAATGATACCTATCGGCCTATACTTTATTTCATTCATAATTATATATCACAAATC
The DNA window shown above is from Candidatus Methylarchaceae archaeon HK02M2 and carries:
- the tsaA gene encoding tRNA (N6-threonylcarbamoyladenosine(37)-N6)-methyltransferase TrmO, which translates into the protein MNEIKYRPIGIIYSPYKEPRGIPIQPTAAQDIEGTIEIFPEYTEGLKDIEGFSHIILIYHLHLSKDFSLKVKPHMDDNLRGVFATRSPSRPNPIGISIVRLNKVDRNILYIRNIDIVNGTPLLDIKPYVPEFDVWKVERKGWLDKKINKLRKVKDDGRFKR